Within the Marinobacter qingdaonensis genome, the region ATCTGGATGGCGACCTGGGCATGGGCAAGACCACGCTCAGCCGCGGCGTGATGCGAGGGCTAGGGCATGAGGGCGCGGTCAAGAGCCCGACCTACACCCTCGTCGAGCCCTACGAGGATCTCAAGCCGCCGGCCTACCATTTCGACCTGTACCGCCTGGGCGATCCGGAAGAGCTGGAGTACATGGGCATCCGGGATTACTTTTCGGGCCAGTACCTGTGCCTGATTGAGTGGCCGGAACGGGGGAAGGGACTGCTGCCGGAACCCGACCTGGAAATTCATCTTGAGCGCGACGGCGAAGGTCGCTCGGTCGTGCTCAGGGCCGGTTCGCAGCAGGGCGCTGACCTGTTGAACCGGTTGCAACTGATTGGGCCCAGCCACTAACGGATGCGGCCAGCCTCTTGTCGAGCAGGATAGCAGTATGAACAGGATATCGATTCGAAGCAGTCTGGTGGGCGTCGCCGCCCTGGTGTTGCTGTGTGCCTCCCTGGTCGCCCAGGCCGGAACCCGAGTCGAGGGCGCACGGGTGTGGCCCGCCCCGGACCACACCCGGCTGGTGCTGGATACCGGTGGCAAGGTGGCGCACAACATCTTTTCCCTGGACAACCCATCCCGGCTGGTCATCGACCTGAAGAACGCCGACCTGAAGGCGGATTTTGCCAAGCTCGACCTCTCCGGCAGTCCGATCCGCCGGATTCGCAGTGCCCCCCGTAACGGCACCGACCTGAGGGTGGTGCTGGACCTGGCCAGCAAGATCAAGCCTCGGAGCTTTGAGCTGGAGCCCAATGGCCAGTATGGCCACCGTCTGGTGGTGGACCTGATCGACGAGGACGGCAGCCGCCTGGAGAAAGCCTCCAAACCGACGGTGACCCAGTCCAGCGCCGGCAAGCGCGACGTGGTGGTGGTGATCGATGCCGGCCACGGTGGCGAGGACCCCGGTGCCATCGGGCCCCGGGGCACCCGGGAAAAGGACGTAGTGCTGAAGATGGCGCAGACCCTGGCCAAGCTGATCAACGAGCGGCCCGGCTATACCGCCAAGCTCACCCGCACCGGCGATTACTACATTGGCCTGCGCAACCGGACGCTGCTGGCGCGCAAATACAACG harbors:
- the tsaE gene encoding tRNA (adenosine(37)-N6)-threonylcarbamoyltransferase complex ATPase subunit type 1 TsaE; translation: MSIFGHERRLFLESETETEQLGRELAHLAMALDSGLTIYLDGDLGMGKTTLSRGVMRGLGHEGAVKSPTYTLVEPYEDLKPPAYHFDLYRLGDPEELEYMGIRDYFSGQYLCLIEWPERGKGLLPEPDLEIHLERDGEGRSVVLRAGSQQGADLLNRLQLIGPSH
- a CDS encoding N-acetylmuramoyl-L-alanine amidase; its protein translation is MNRISIRSSLVGVAALVLLCASLVAQAGTRVEGARVWPAPDHTRLVLDTGGKVAHNIFSLDNPSRLVIDLKNADLKADFAKLDLSGSPIRRIRSAPRNGTDLRVVLDLASKIKPRSFELEPNGQYGHRLVVDLIDEDGSRLEKASKPTVTQSSAGKRDVVVVIDAGHGGEDPGAIGPRGTREKDVVLKMAQTLAKLINERPGYTAKLTRTGDYYIGLRNRTLLARKYNADLFVSVHADAFRTPQPKGASVFALSQRGATSETARWLAQSENRSDLTGGVSLDGRDDMLAGVLLDLSMTASINASLGVGSSVLGKLGGVAKLHKSGVEQAAFVVLKSPDIPSILVEAGFISNPQEEKNLSTEWYRSRLASAIMKGIDEYFQKTPPPGTLLAHQKQQRQGGSAVSHYRIQRGDTLSGVARRNQTTVSELMQFNGLRDDRVMVGQTIRIPAS